A window of Strix aluco isolate bStrAlu1 chromosome 11, bStrAlu1.hap1, whole genome shotgun sequence contains these coding sequences:
- the LOC141928106 gene encoding coiled-coil domain-containing protein 183-like has translation MAPSPGSALCRVPKPNPMLPSADVHLCLSPASAPEQSSPRARSANGATMSRSNVPVSVALPWGQFSRQEPSPARRCPATPASSLANALMPIQVAQEKLQAEINARVNTYNRLLDQVRQRSRAQDELQRRLQQLQAVEKEDKQHQAQLQEVRQLENSIEKMHMKVHAGEKVTALYLAVQDVLRKELAHLPLHLDLLCGTAELYDGELEDVELVAADALRAASATRCAAGSQRSIPALADTSPFSDTLQEDVEKVETQLQEDREFRYCSQAVQEGHVKEASERHLREEYATESPEKPRRPLKVRTTTALAVPAKLYLHASWQAGHELTVDFSNLHLQDPLAGTQLEATKSQVEHKDWVITKMEKAKAAVPCSHLWDMAGRFLVQQKSSADLEQYLQQCKEKQQALKETLRKLELEHAELKFHQPPNTLSCMDVNVFGCRKLEEELRRKLQREEARREQMRAQMLRDEDLLLQFEKAIDNLVILLRGITVPGQDSSAKAWGVQEKLQHCRQRLQYLVQCVASLPPNSHSLNKDDEGVLSVLACLPLSQQTPTQELPPVLGADLGCLQGFEHGGWL, from the exons ATGGCACCCAGCCCCGGGTCTGCGCTATGCAGAGTCCCTAAGCCCAACCCAATGCTGCCCTCAGCAGATGTCCACCTCTGCCTTagcccagccagcgccccagagCAAAGCTCTCCCAGAGCCCGCTCTGCCAATGGAGCGACGATGTCCCGGAGCAACGTCCCAGTGTCTGTGGCTCTACCTTGGGGGCAGTTTTCCAGACAGGAACCTTCTCCTGCGAGAAGGTGCCCAGCGACCCCTGCCTCCAGCCTGGCCAATGCTCTCATGCCCATCCAGGTGGCCCAGGAGAAGCTCCAGGCCGAAATCAATGCCCGGGTGAACACCTACAACAGGCTGCTGGACCAGGTGAGGCAGCGTAGCCGAGCCCAGGACGAGCTGCAGAGgcggctgcagcagctgcaggctgtTGAGAAGGAGGACAAGCAGCACCAGGCGCAGCTGCAG GAGGTTCGCCAGCTGGAGAACAGCATTGAGAAGATGCACATGAAAGTCCACGCTGGAGAGAAGGTGACCGCCCTGTACCTGGCGGTGCAGGATGTCCTGAGGAAG GAGCTGGCGCACCTGCCTCTGCACCTGGACCTCTTGTGTGGGACGGCCGAGCTGTATGATGGGGAGCTGGAAGACGTGGAGCTCGTGGCTGCGGATGCCCTCAGAGCTGCTTCTGCAACAAGATG CGCAGCTGGCTCCCAAAGGTCCATTCCGGCTTTGGCAGACACTTCTCCCTTCTCTGATACACTGCAGGAGGATGTGGAGAAGGTGGAAACCCAGTTGCAGGAGGACAGAGAGTTCAGGTACTGCTCCCAGGCCGTGCAGGAGGGGCACGTCAAGGAAGCCAGCGAAAGGCATCTGAGAGAG gagtacgctacagagtcCCCGGAAAAACCACGACGTCCGCTCAAAGtgagaacaacgacagccttggcagtgcctgccaagctgtacctgcacGCAAGCTGG CAAGCCGGGCACGAGCTCACCGTGGACTTCTCGAACCTGCACCTGCAGGACCCTCTTGCAG gcaccCAGCTGGAGGCCACTAAGTCCCAGGTGGAGCACAAGGACTGGGTCATCACAAAGATGGAGAAGGCCAAGGCTGCAGTGCCGTGCTCCCACCTCTGG GACATGGCTGGCAGGTTCCTGGTGCAGCAGAAGTCCTCGGCGGACCTGGAGCAGTATCTCCAGCAgtgcaaggagaagcagcaggcacTGAAGGAGACGCTGAGGAAGCTGGAGCTGGAGCATGCCGAGCTGAAGTTTCACCAGCCCCCCAACACCCTCAG TTGTATGGATGTGAATGTGTTTGGCTGCAGGAAGCTGGAGGAGGAACTGAGGAGGAAGCTGCAGCGGGAGGAGGCTCGGCGAGAGCAGATGCGAGCCCAGATGCTGAGGGATGAGGATCTGCTGCTCCAGTTTGAAAAGGCCATTGACAACCTCGTCATCCTTCTGCGTGGCATCACCGTGCCTGGCCAG GACTCTTCTGCCAAGGCCTGGGGGGTGCAGGAGAAGCTCCAGCACTGTAGGCAGAGGCTGCAGTACCTGGTGCAGTGCGTGGCCAGCCTGCCCCCCAACAGCCACAGCCTCAACAAGGACGACGAG gGAGTTCTGAGCGTCCTCGCCTGTCTCCCACTGTCCCAGCAGACCCCGACCCAGGAGTTGCCTCCAGTCCTTGGGGCTGACCTTGGCTGTCTCCAAGGCTTTGAGCACGGGGGGTGGCTTTAG